The Bombus affinis isolate iyBomAffi1 chromosome 17, iyBomAffi1.2, whole genome shotgun sequence genome includes a region encoding these proteins:
- the LOC126926144 gene encoding extended synaptotagmin-2 isoform X1, with protein MEGNCEDNKVSKPNPWPYMNVGSLTVSFFTKLATVGFIWSWGYLNLNIAWLIAPIALVAWKTERRKDNELKAITAQASVMAKEKELIMSRLDELPSWVYFPDFDRAEWLNKVLYKIWPSINQFARELCKQSIEPAIVEKLGEYKVKGFQFERLVLGRIPLKIYGIKAYDKNTSRNEVIVDADIIYAGDCDITFSVGNIKGGIRDFQIRGIMRIVMKPLLPAIPIVGGVQAFFLNPPAINFNLVGVADVLDLPGFNEILRKTIVEQIAAFVVLPNKIVIPLSEAVPVESLKIPEPEGVLRIHVVEAKHLMKKDIGMLGKGKSDPYAIINIGAQEFRTKTIDNTVNPKWDFWCEAVICSCLMQNIMVFLWDRDVVTIPGIQYGDFLGRATIEVSRVKKKGNIDTWISLEQAKHGMVHLRLTWLQLSKNVADLQAALIETQELRITSMSTALLILYIDSARNLPCVRGNKQPDVYLEASVGGSTKRTATILRSCDPVWEQGFTFLVSNPQTGVLHIKITDEKTGVIVGEMSHNISLLLKQNNLEITQQPYDLQMAEVDSKLILSMSLNILKYEEPEPTSEEDDDDHDINQLNKRIERQESNISTISTSLPDSPLKRQPSKESVKSSTHSTGSAAVIVPEETGTAEEELIVIATDQSSAPVGDQQLFHRNPNLTSSAGEAKLGRIQLSLRYSVQRQKLIIVVHKIANLPLPQNDPYNIPDPYVKLYLLPDRHKETKRKTAVIKDNCNPIFDEQFEYVVSQADLNSRTLEVSVCTQKGWLSTGSNVMGQLYLSLAEIDVTKSSTSWYDIQPETKD; from the exons ATGGAAGGTAACTGTGAAGACAATAAAGTATCTAAGCCAAATCCTTGGCCATACATGAATGTGGGTTCATTGACCGTATCATTTTTTACTAAATTGGCAACTGTTGGTTTTATTTGGAGCTGGGGATATCTAAACTTAAATATAGCATGGTTAATTGCACCAATTGCTTTGGTAGCATGGAAAACAGAACGCAGGAAAGACAACGAATTAAAAGCAATTACTGCCCAAGCTAGTGTTATGGCTAAAGAAAAAGAACTAATAATGAGTCGATTGGATGAATTACCTTCTTGGGTTTACTTCCCTGATTTTGATAGAGCTGAATGGTTAAATAAA GTTTTGTACAAAATTTGGCCAAGTATAAATCAATTTGCTCGTGAACTTTGTAAACAAAGTATAGAACCTgctatagtagaaaaattagGAGAATATAAGGTAAAGGGATTTCAATTCGAAAGGCTGGTCTTAGGTCGTATT CCTTTAAAAATTTATGGTATTAAAGCATATGATAAAAATACTTCGAGGAATGAAGTCATTGTGGATGCAGATATTAT atATGCTGGTGATTGTGATATTACTTTCTCGGTAGGAAATATAAAAGGTGGTATTAGAGATTTTCAG ATTCGCGGAATAATGAGAATAGTTATGAAACCACTATTACCAGCAATTCCTATAGTTGGAGGTGTGCaagcattttttttaaatccaccagctattaattttaatttggtTGGAGTCGCGGATGTTCTCGATTTACCTGGATTTAA tgaAATTTTAAGAAAAACGATAGTGGAACAAATAGCAGCCTTTGTAGTATTGCCAAATAAAATTGTTATACCATTGAGCGAGGCAGTACCAGTTGAATCATTAAAAATACCAGAGCCTGAA GGTGTTTTAAGAATTCATGTAGTAGAAGCAAAACACCTTATGAAAAAGGATATAGGAATGTTGGGTAAAGGTAAATCTGATCCATATGCCATTATAAATATTGGAGCACAAGAATTTAGAACAAAGACTATAGATAATACTGTGAATCCAAAATGGGATTTCTGGTGTGAG GCTGTGATCTGCTCATGTCTAATGCAGAATATTATGGTGTTTCTTTGGGATAGGGATGTAGTAACCATCCCAGGTATTCAATATGGTGACTTCCTTGGCAG GGCTACTATTGAAGTTAGTAGAGTGAAAAAGAAGGGAAATATTGATACA TGGATTTCATTGGAACAAGCAAAACATGGTATGGTTCATTTACGTTTAACATGGCTTCAACTTTCAAAAAATGTTGCAGATTTGCAAGCT GCATTAATTGAAACTCAAGAACTCAGAATAACATCAATGAGTACAGCTCttcttatactttatattgacTCAGCAAGAAATTTACCA TGTGTTCGAGGTAATAAACAGCCTGATGTTTATCTTGAAGCAAGTGTCGGTGGAAGCACAAAAAGAACAGCTACTATATTACGTTCTTGTGATCCAGTGTGGGAACAGGGTTTTACCTTTTTAGTGAGCAATCCACAAACTGGTGTTTTACATATAAag ATCACAGATGAAAAGACTGGTGTCATAGTGGGAGAAATGAGTCACAATATTTCTTTacttttaaaacagaataatcTTGAAATTACACAACAGCCTTATGATCTGCAAATGGCCGAAGTTGATAGCAAATTAATATTATCCATGTCACTAAAT ATTTTGAAATACGAAGAACCTGAGCCTACTTCAGAAGAAGATGACGACGACCACGATATTAATCAACTGAATAAAAGAATCGAACGCCAAGAATCAAATATCAGCACGATATCAACTAGTC TTCCTGATAGTCCATTGAAAAGACAACCTTCAAAAGAATCAGTTAAGAGTTCAACACACAGTACTGGATCTGCTGCCGTAATTGTACCTGAAGAAACAGGTACAGCAGAGGAGGAATTAATCGTCATTGCTACTGATCAATCTTCTGCTCCTGTTGGAGATCAACAGTTATTTCATAGGAATCCAAATCTGACATCATCCGCGGGTGAAGCTAAACTAGGTCGAATACAACTGTCTCTACGTTACAGTGTACAAAGACAGAAGCTTATAATCGTTGTACACAAAATAGC TAACTTACCTCTACCACAAAATGATCCATATAACATACCAGATCCATATGTAAAGTTGTATCTTCTACCTGACCGTCATAAGGAAACGAAACGTAAAACAGCAGTAATAAAGGATAATTGTAATCCAATATTCGATGAACAATTCGAGTATGTTGTTTCTCAAGCTGATTTAAACAGTCGCACATTGGAAGTATCTGTATGTACTCAAAAGGGTTGGTTGTCGACCGGAAGCAACGTAATGGGTCAACTTTATTTAAGTTTGGCCGAAATTGATGTCACAAAATCGTCCACAAGCTGGTACGATATACAACCAGAGACTAAAGACTAG
- the LOC126926144 gene encoding extended synaptotagmin-2 isoform X3 produces MEGNCEDNKVSKPNPWPYMNVGSLTVSFFTKLATVGFIWSWGYLNLNIAWLIAPIALVAWKTERRKDNELKAITAQASVMAKEKELIMSRLDELPSWVYFPDFDRAEWLNKVLYKIWPSINQFARELCKQSIEPAIVEKLGEYKVKGFQFERLVLGRIPLKIYGIKAYDKNTSRNEVIVDADIIYAGDCDITFSVGNIKGGIRDFQIRGIMRIVMKPLLPAIPIVGGVQAFFLNPPAINFNLVGVADVLDLPGFNEILRKTIVEQIAAFVVLPNKIVIPLSEAVPVESLKIPEPEGVLRIHVVEAKHLMKKDIGMLGKGKSDPYAIINIGAQEFRTKTIDNTVNPKWDFWCECAVTSAIAQQMTVLLWDYDDTKGDESLGRATIEVSRVKKKGNIDTWISLEQAKHGMVHLRLTWLQLSKNVADLQAALIETQELRITSMSTALLILYIDSARNLPCVRGNKQPDVYLEASVGGSTKRTATILRSCDPVWEQGFTFLVSNPQTGVLHIKITDEKTGVIVGEMSHNISLLLKQNNLEITQQPYDLQMAEVDSKLILSMSLNILKYEEPEPTSEEDDDDHDINQLNKRIERQESNISTISTSLPDSPLKRQPSKESVKSSTHSTGSAAVIVPEETGTAEEELIVIATDQSSAPVGDQQLFHRNPNLTSSAGEAKLGRIQLSLRYSVQRQKLIIVVHKIANLPLPQNDPYNIPDPYVKLYLLPDRHKETKRKTAVIKDNCNPIFDEQFEYVVSQADLNSRTLEVSVCTQKGWLSTGSNVMGQLYLSLAEIDVTKSSTSWYDIQPETKD; encoded by the exons ATGGAAGGTAACTGTGAAGACAATAAAGTATCTAAGCCAAATCCTTGGCCATACATGAATGTGGGTTCATTGACCGTATCATTTTTTACTAAATTGGCAACTGTTGGTTTTATTTGGAGCTGGGGATATCTAAACTTAAATATAGCATGGTTAATTGCACCAATTGCTTTGGTAGCATGGAAAACAGAACGCAGGAAAGACAACGAATTAAAAGCAATTACTGCCCAAGCTAGTGTTATGGCTAAAGAAAAAGAACTAATAATGAGTCGATTGGATGAATTACCTTCTTGGGTTTACTTCCCTGATTTTGATAGAGCTGAATGGTTAAATAAA GTTTTGTACAAAATTTGGCCAAGTATAAATCAATTTGCTCGTGAACTTTGTAAACAAAGTATAGAACCTgctatagtagaaaaattagGAGAATATAAGGTAAAGGGATTTCAATTCGAAAGGCTGGTCTTAGGTCGTATT CCTTTAAAAATTTATGGTATTAAAGCATATGATAAAAATACTTCGAGGAATGAAGTCATTGTGGATGCAGATATTAT atATGCTGGTGATTGTGATATTACTTTCTCGGTAGGAAATATAAAAGGTGGTATTAGAGATTTTCAG ATTCGCGGAATAATGAGAATAGTTATGAAACCACTATTACCAGCAATTCCTATAGTTGGAGGTGTGCaagcattttttttaaatccaccagctattaattttaatttggtTGGAGTCGCGGATGTTCTCGATTTACCTGGATTTAA tgaAATTTTAAGAAAAACGATAGTGGAACAAATAGCAGCCTTTGTAGTATTGCCAAATAAAATTGTTATACCATTGAGCGAGGCAGTACCAGTTGAATCATTAAAAATACCAGAGCCTGAA GGTGTTTTAAGAATTCATGTAGTAGAAGCAAAACACCTTATGAAAAAGGATATAGGAATGTTGGGTAAAGGTAAATCTGATCCATATGCCATTATAAATATTGGAGCACAAGAATTTAGAACAAAGACTATAGATAATACTGTGAATCCAAAATGGGATTTCTGGTGTGAG TGTGCCGTGACGTCAGCCATCGCTCAACAAATGACTGTGCTGTTATGGGACTAtgatgacaccaaaggagatgAAAGTCTTGGAAG GGCTACTATTGAAGTTAGTAGAGTGAAAAAGAAGGGAAATATTGATACA TGGATTTCATTGGAACAAGCAAAACATGGTATGGTTCATTTACGTTTAACATGGCTTCAACTTTCAAAAAATGTTGCAGATTTGCAAGCT GCATTAATTGAAACTCAAGAACTCAGAATAACATCAATGAGTACAGCTCttcttatactttatattgacTCAGCAAGAAATTTACCA TGTGTTCGAGGTAATAAACAGCCTGATGTTTATCTTGAAGCAAGTGTCGGTGGAAGCACAAAAAGAACAGCTACTATATTACGTTCTTGTGATCCAGTGTGGGAACAGGGTTTTACCTTTTTAGTGAGCAATCCACAAACTGGTGTTTTACATATAAag ATCACAGATGAAAAGACTGGTGTCATAGTGGGAGAAATGAGTCACAATATTTCTTTacttttaaaacagaataatcTTGAAATTACACAACAGCCTTATGATCTGCAAATGGCCGAAGTTGATAGCAAATTAATATTATCCATGTCACTAAAT ATTTTGAAATACGAAGAACCTGAGCCTACTTCAGAAGAAGATGACGACGACCACGATATTAATCAACTGAATAAAAGAATCGAACGCCAAGAATCAAATATCAGCACGATATCAACTAGTC TTCCTGATAGTCCATTGAAAAGACAACCTTCAAAAGAATCAGTTAAGAGTTCAACACACAGTACTGGATCTGCTGCCGTAATTGTACCTGAAGAAACAGGTACAGCAGAGGAGGAATTAATCGTCATTGCTACTGATCAATCTTCTGCTCCTGTTGGAGATCAACAGTTATTTCATAGGAATCCAAATCTGACATCATCCGCGGGTGAAGCTAAACTAGGTCGAATACAACTGTCTCTACGTTACAGTGTACAAAGACAGAAGCTTATAATCGTTGTACACAAAATAGC TAACTTACCTCTACCACAAAATGATCCATATAACATACCAGATCCATATGTAAAGTTGTATCTTCTACCTGACCGTCATAAGGAAACGAAACGTAAAACAGCAGTAATAAAGGATAATTGTAATCCAATATTCGATGAACAATTCGAGTATGTTGTTTCTCAAGCTGATTTAAACAGTCGCACATTGGAAGTATCTGTATGTACTCAAAAGGGTTGGTTGTCGACCGGAAGCAACGTAATGGGTCAACTTTATTTAAGTTTGGCCGAAATTGATGTCACAAAATCGTCCACAAGCTGGTACGATATACAACCAGAGACTAAAGACTAG
- the LOC126926144 gene encoding extended synaptotagmin-2 isoform X2 — MEGNCEDNKVSKPNPWPYMNVGSLTVSFFTKLATVGFIWSWGYLNLNIAWLIAPIALVAWKTERRKDNELKAITAQASVMAKEKELIMSRLDELPSWVYFPDFDRAEWLNKVLYKIWPSINQFARELCKQSIEPAIVEKLGEYKVKGFQFERLVLGRIPLKIYGIKAYDKNTSRNEVIVDADIIYAGDCDITFSVGNIKGGIRDFQIRGIMRIVMKPLLPAIPIVGGVQAFFLNPPAINFNLVGVADVLDLPGFNEILRKTIVEQIAAFVVLPNKIVIPLSEAVPVESLKIPEPEGVLRIHVVEAKHLMKKDIGMLGKGKSDPYAIINIGAQEFRTKTIDNTVNPKWDFWCEFIVEKSLGAYYNTVAAHLFDKDNAGQDDPLGRATIEVSRVKKKGNIDTWISLEQAKHGMVHLRLTWLQLSKNVADLQAALIETQELRITSMSTALLILYIDSARNLPCVRGNKQPDVYLEASVGGSTKRTATILRSCDPVWEQGFTFLVSNPQTGVLHIKITDEKTGVIVGEMSHNISLLLKQNNLEITQQPYDLQMAEVDSKLILSMSLNILKYEEPEPTSEEDDDDHDINQLNKRIERQESNISTISTSLPDSPLKRQPSKESVKSSTHSTGSAAVIVPEETGTAEEELIVIATDQSSAPVGDQQLFHRNPNLTSSAGEAKLGRIQLSLRYSVQRQKLIIVVHKIANLPLPQNDPYNIPDPYVKLYLLPDRHKETKRKTAVIKDNCNPIFDEQFEYVVSQADLNSRTLEVSVCTQKGWLSTGSNVMGQLYLSLAEIDVTKSSTSWYDIQPETKD; from the exons ATGGAAGGTAACTGTGAAGACAATAAAGTATCTAAGCCAAATCCTTGGCCATACATGAATGTGGGTTCATTGACCGTATCATTTTTTACTAAATTGGCAACTGTTGGTTTTATTTGGAGCTGGGGATATCTAAACTTAAATATAGCATGGTTAATTGCACCAATTGCTTTGGTAGCATGGAAAACAGAACGCAGGAAAGACAACGAATTAAAAGCAATTACTGCCCAAGCTAGTGTTATGGCTAAAGAAAAAGAACTAATAATGAGTCGATTGGATGAATTACCTTCTTGGGTTTACTTCCCTGATTTTGATAGAGCTGAATGGTTAAATAAA GTTTTGTACAAAATTTGGCCAAGTATAAATCAATTTGCTCGTGAACTTTGTAAACAAAGTATAGAACCTgctatagtagaaaaattagGAGAATATAAGGTAAAGGGATTTCAATTCGAAAGGCTGGTCTTAGGTCGTATT CCTTTAAAAATTTATGGTATTAAAGCATATGATAAAAATACTTCGAGGAATGAAGTCATTGTGGATGCAGATATTAT atATGCTGGTGATTGTGATATTACTTTCTCGGTAGGAAATATAAAAGGTGGTATTAGAGATTTTCAG ATTCGCGGAATAATGAGAATAGTTATGAAACCACTATTACCAGCAATTCCTATAGTTGGAGGTGTGCaagcattttttttaaatccaccagctattaattttaatttggtTGGAGTCGCGGATGTTCTCGATTTACCTGGATTTAA tgaAATTTTAAGAAAAACGATAGTGGAACAAATAGCAGCCTTTGTAGTATTGCCAAATAAAATTGTTATACCATTGAGCGAGGCAGTACCAGTTGAATCATTAAAAATACCAGAGCCTGAA GGTGTTTTAAGAATTCATGTAGTAGAAGCAAAACACCTTATGAAAAAGGATATAGGAATGTTGGGTAAAGGTAAATCTGATCCATATGCCATTATAAATATTGGAGCACAAGAATTTAGAACAAAGACTATAGATAATACTGTGAATCCAAAATGGGATTTCTGGTGTGAG TTTATAGTGGAAAAGAGCTTGGGAGCCTATTACAACACGGTGGCTGCCCACCTTTTTGACAAAGACAACGCTGGTCAAGATGATCCACTTGGCAG GGCTACTATTGAAGTTAGTAGAGTGAAAAAGAAGGGAAATATTGATACA TGGATTTCATTGGAACAAGCAAAACATGGTATGGTTCATTTACGTTTAACATGGCTTCAACTTTCAAAAAATGTTGCAGATTTGCAAGCT GCATTAATTGAAACTCAAGAACTCAGAATAACATCAATGAGTACAGCTCttcttatactttatattgacTCAGCAAGAAATTTACCA TGTGTTCGAGGTAATAAACAGCCTGATGTTTATCTTGAAGCAAGTGTCGGTGGAAGCACAAAAAGAACAGCTACTATATTACGTTCTTGTGATCCAGTGTGGGAACAGGGTTTTACCTTTTTAGTGAGCAATCCACAAACTGGTGTTTTACATATAAag ATCACAGATGAAAAGACTGGTGTCATAGTGGGAGAAATGAGTCACAATATTTCTTTacttttaaaacagaataatcTTGAAATTACACAACAGCCTTATGATCTGCAAATGGCCGAAGTTGATAGCAAATTAATATTATCCATGTCACTAAAT ATTTTGAAATACGAAGAACCTGAGCCTACTTCAGAAGAAGATGACGACGACCACGATATTAATCAACTGAATAAAAGAATCGAACGCCAAGAATCAAATATCAGCACGATATCAACTAGTC TTCCTGATAGTCCATTGAAAAGACAACCTTCAAAAGAATCAGTTAAGAGTTCAACACACAGTACTGGATCTGCTGCCGTAATTGTACCTGAAGAAACAGGTACAGCAGAGGAGGAATTAATCGTCATTGCTACTGATCAATCTTCTGCTCCTGTTGGAGATCAACAGTTATTTCATAGGAATCCAAATCTGACATCATCCGCGGGTGAAGCTAAACTAGGTCGAATACAACTGTCTCTACGTTACAGTGTACAAAGACAGAAGCTTATAATCGTTGTACACAAAATAGC TAACTTACCTCTACCACAAAATGATCCATATAACATACCAGATCCATATGTAAAGTTGTATCTTCTACCTGACCGTCATAAGGAAACGAAACGTAAAACAGCAGTAATAAAGGATAATTGTAATCCAATATTCGATGAACAATTCGAGTATGTTGTTTCTCAAGCTGATTTAAACAGTCGCACATTGGAAGTATCTGTATGTACTCAAAAGGGTTGGTTGTCGACCGGAAGCAACGTAATGGGTCAACTTTATTTAAGTTTGGCCGAAATTGATGTCACAAAATCGTCCACAAGCTGGTACGATATACAACCAGAGACTAAAGACTAG